The region GCAAAGACGAGCTTGTGGCAAAGCGCCCCTGCCCTACCCACAAAGAGGCGATTGCTTGGGTAATGGAGAGCATTCTCGACCCAACCTACGGCTGTATCACCGATATTAACCAAGTAACGGCGGTGGGGCATCGCATTGTGCATGGGGGTTCGGTCTTTACGCAGTCGGTGGAGATTACCGATGAGGTGCTTGCCCAGTTCAAAAAGGTTGAGCCACTTGCTCCCCTCCACAACCCTGCCAACATCATGGGCGTTGAGGCAGCGCGAGCGCTCTTGCCTAAGGTTACGCACTGTGCCATTTTGGATACCGCGTGGCATCAGACCATGCCCGATACGGCATTTATGTATGCCTTGCCTCATGCGTGGTATGATAAGCATCAGGTGCGTCGCTATGGTTTTCATGGATCGAGCTTTTTGTACACCTCCAAACGTGCGGCACTGCTCTTAGGGAAACCTGCTAATCAAACTAATCTTGTTATCTGTCATATTGGCAACGGCGCTTCGGCGTGTGCGGTAAAGAACGGCGTGAGTGTGGACACCAGCATGGGCATGACGCCCCTAGAAGGCTTGGTGATGGGATCGCGATCGGGCGATATTGACCCCGCGATTATGCCCTACATGGCGCGCGAGGCGGGCATGAGCATCGATCAACTCGACGCAGCCTTGAGTAAAGAGAGCGGATTGTTGGGCATTACCGGGCGCTTTACCGATCGTCGTGATGTAGAAGATGGCGTTGCC is a window of Entomospira culicis DNA encoding:
- a CDS encoding acetate kinase encodes the protein MIILTLNCGSSSVKYQVYDWANKDVLGSGVVERVGQSQSDLEYKSKGKDELVAKRPCPTHKEAIAWVMESILDPTYGCITDINQVTAVGHRIVHGGSVFTQSVEITDEVLAQFKKVEPLAPLHNPANIMGVEAARALLPKVTHCAILDTAWHQTMPDTAFMYALPHAWYDKHQVRRYGFHGSSFLYTSKRAALLLGKPANQTNLVICHIGNGASACAVKNGVSVDTSMGMTPLEGLVMGSRSGDIDPAIMPYMAREAGMSIDQLDAALSKESGLLGITGRFTDRRDVEDGVAKGEADCILAQNMEIYRIKKYIGAYAAVVGPELDAIVFTAGVGEFGADIRAGALIGMEHLGIKVDLAKNKLAMTRNAETCISADDSKVKVFVIPTDEEIVMTEDTVAISNGTYKPHTEYRYIFEEASYVNKAREAGLPKDLTKRPGLDKIIAQPKK